CCGTCCACCCCGGTGGGTGCCAACCGTTGGTTGGCACGCTTCTGCTCTGCTTCGGTAGGTGTCAACCTTGGTTGACACGATGTTGATCTACCGGTCAGCGGCCGGCACTACCGATCCGGGGCCGGCACCGGCCATGGGCCTCGCGGTACAATGGCCGGGTGCCAAGACATCGTTCCACTTCCTTCCCCGGCCCCGATCTGCTGAGCGTTGATCGGGTACATCTGCGCCCACTGGCCGAGCGCATGCGCCCGCGCACGCTTGACGAAATGGTGGGGCAGAAGCGCCTGCTGGCGCCTGAGAGCGCGCTGCGCCGTGCGGTCGAATCGGGCCGCGTGCATTCGATGATCCTGTGGGGCCCGCCGGGCTGCGGCAAGACGACGCTTTCGCTGCTGCTGGCCGAGTATTCCGATGCCGAGTTCCGCGCCATCTCGGCGGTACTGTCCGGTCTTCCGGAGGTGCGCCAGGTGCTGGCCGAGGCCGCGCAGCGTTTTGCCGAGGGCCGGCGCACCGTGCTGTTCGTCGACGAAGTGCACCGCTTCAACAAGGCGCAGCAGGATGCGTTCCTGCCGCACATCGAGCGCGGCACCATCCTGTTTGTGGGCGCCACTACCGAAAACCCGTCCTTCGAGCTGAACTCGGCGCTGCTGTCGCGCTGTCGCGTGCACGTACTGGAAGGCGTTTCGCCCACCGATATCGTCGAGGCGCTGGATCGCGCACTGGGTGATCGCGAGCGCGGCCTGGGCGAAGAGCGCATCGACGTTGCCCCCGAACTGCTGCTGGAAATCGCCACCGCCGCCGATGGTGATGTGCGTCGCGCCCTCACCCTGCTGGAAATCGCGGCCGAACTGGCCGGTGGGGAAGGGGGGCGGATCACCCCGCAGACCCTGACCCAGGTGCTGGCCGACCGCACGCGTCGTTTCGACAAGGGCGGCGAGCAGTTCTACGACCAGATCTCGGCGCTGCACAAATCGGTGCGCAGCTCCAACCCGGATGCCGCGCTGTACTGGTTGACCCGGATGCTCGATGGCGGCTGCGATCCCTCCTATCTGGCACGCCGTTTGACGCGCATGGCCATCGAGGATATCGGCTTGGCCGATCCGCGCGCGCAGAGCATGGCGCTGGAGGCATGGGACATCTACGAGCGCTTGGGCAGTCCGGAGGGCGAGCTGGCGTTCGCCCAGCTGGTGCTGTACCTGGCCAGTACCGCCAAGTCGAACGCCGGCTATGCCGCGTTCAACCAGGCCAAGGCCGACGTGCGCGAAAGCGGCACGGAAGAAGTGCCGCTGCACCTGCGCAATGCACCCACCAAGCTGATGAAGGAACTCGGCTACGGTGCCGAGTACCAGTACGACCACGACGCCGAGGGCGGAATTGCCTTGGACCAGACCGGGTTCCCGGATGCCATGGGTGAACGGGTGTACTACCAGCCGGTCCCGCGCGGGTTGGAAATCAAGCTGAAGGAAAAGCTGGATCGGCTGCGCGCGGAGCGTGAGGCCGCGCGAGCAGCAAAAGGCCGCTGACCTGGATTTTGTAGAGTCGAGCTTGCTCGACTGCTTTCATGCCAGTCGAGCAAGCTCGACTCTACGAAGAGCAGGTGCGTTTGTCGCGCGCGCCGGCATTTGGCAGACTGCGCGCCTTCTTTTTTCAAGGACGTGTTCTGCCATGGATCAGCTCATTCTTCCGTTGAAGCGCTACGCCCAGTTCGACGGCCGTGCCAACCGCCGCGAGTACTGGATGTTCCAGCTGTTCCTGGTCCTGGCCACGTTCGTACTGATGATTCCGTTCGTCATTGCGGCGTTGATGGAGTCGCAGGGCCTGATGATCGCGATGGGCGTTCTGTTCGTGCTGTTCTGGCTGGCCACCATCGTGCCGGTCATCGCCGTCACC
Above is a genomic segment from Stenotrophomonas sp. ESTM1D_MKCIP4_1 containing:
- a CDS encoding DUF805 domain-containing protein, with translation MDQLILPLKRYAQFDGRANRREYWMFQLFLVLATFVLMIPFVIAALMESQGLMIAMGVLFVLFWLATIVPVIAVTVRRLHDCNQSGWLYLLSFVPFGGLVIFVFTLLPGTPEENRFGPVPPEFG
- a CDS encoding replication-associated recombination protein A; the protein is MRPRTLDEMVGQKRLLAPESALRRAVESGRVHSMILWGPPGCGKTTLSLLLAEYSDAEFRAISAVLSGLPEVRQVLAEAAQRFAEGRRTVLFVDEVHRFNKAQQDAFLPHIERGTILFVGATTENPSFELNSALLSRCRVHVLEGVSPTDIVEALDRALGDRERGLGEERIDVAPELLLEIATAADGDVRRALTLLEIAAELAGGEGGRITPQTLTQVLADRTRRFDKGGEQFYDQISALHKSVRSSNPDAALYWLTRMLDGGCDPSYLARRLTRMAIEDIGLADPRAQSMALEAWDIYERLGSPEGELAFAQLVLYLASTAKSNAGYAAFNQAKADVRESGTEEVPLHLRNAPTKLMKELGYGAEYQYDHDAEGGIALDQTGFPDAMGERVYYQPVPRGLEIKLKEKLDRLRAEREAARAAKGR